The proteins below are encoded in one region of Kiritimatiellia bacterium:
- a CDS encoding Amuc_1100 family pilus-like protein encodes MNWRKHSVLFIGGGVALLFLVAALIFLFQARSQYRRANDSLESVLRSLEMLSRRDPYPSEANIRKVGENLETLRSKASEVQRVLEAGRFQEEAIEAADFAPLLEKTIARIVQKAMEAGVQLPDRFSLGMPQYLAGEIPSSDAIPRLVSQLKTLESLCNLLIQARVSSILHVERQAFEAPAQAPVEQAEPVRRRRAALAEQETQLPAVDLPMPSENDLYRVERVRVSFTARDAAIWEVLNSLARGPLIAAVADVRLSNTIAEKIGRAQPVSPITGEAGSPTAIVRYPTHEERVIAGRELVQADLVIDVYQFVKDLKEETP; translated from the coding sequence ATGAACTGGCGCAAACATTCTGTTCTTTTCATCGGCGGCGGGGTGGCCTTGCTGTTCTTGGTCGCGGCGCTCATCTTCCTCTTCCAGGCGCGCTCTCAATATCGCCGCGCGAACGACTCCCTCGAGAGCGTTCTTCGCAGCCTCGAAATGCTGTCCCGGCGGGATCCCTATCCGTCGGAGGCAAATATCCGAAAAGTCGGTGAAAACCTCGAAACGCTGCGTTCCAAAGCGAGCGAGGTGCAACGCGTGCTCGAGGCGGGTCGTTTTCAGGAGGAGGCGATTGAGGCGGCTGATTTTGCGCCGTTACTGGAAAAAACTATCGCGCGGATCGTGCAGAAGGCCATGGAGGCCGGAGTGCAACTTCCCGATAGGTTTTCATTGGGGATGCCGCAATACCTGGCTGGCGAAATTCCTTCGTCTGATGCGATTCCTCGGTTGGTTTCGCAGCTCAAGACGCTGGAGTCCCTCTGCAACCTATTGATTCAAGCACGCGTCTCTTCCATCCTTCACGTGGAGCGACAGGCGTTTGAAGCCCCTGCACAGGCGCCGGTCGAACAGGCCGAGCCCGTTCGCCGCCGCCGCGCCGCACTGGCGGAACAGGAAACACAGCTTCCGGCAGTGGATCTTCCCATGCCGTCCGAGAATGACCTTTACCGGGTCGAGCGTGTCCGGGTTTCGTTTACGGCCCGCGATGCGGCGATCTGGGAGGTTCTCAATAGCCTCGCCCGAGGTCCGCTGATTGCCGCGGTCGCCGATGTGCGCCTTTCCAATACGATCGCGGAAAAAATTGGAAGAGCGCAACCGGTCAGCCCAATCACGGGCGAGGCGGGCAGCCCGACGGCCATCGTTCGGTATCCGACGCATGAAGAGCGCGTGATCGCTGGGCGAGAATTGGTTCAAGCGGATTTGGTCATCGATGTGTACCAGTTCGTGAAGGATTTAAAGGAGGAAACGCCGTGA
- the bioD gene encoding dethiobiotin synthase yields MRRASVQPIGSGITGGASIFDRGVIVAGTDTGVGKTFVTAVVLCSVRRRGLRAVPMKPVQTGCLPDRRAPDLDFCLEAAGLRTEPALYDLLAPYRFLLPASPHLAAAREGATVSLEHVVRCVREVQSRGLIPIIEAAGGLLVPWTEECLQIDALMRLDLPWILVARAGLGTLNHTLLSVEALQARGGILARIYLNDTRGSPGLIEEDNARILRQFLPRVDIRQIPFTADPSPASAAAIAAEFEPG; encoded by the coding sequence ATGCGGAGGGCGTCCGTGCAACCTATCGGATCGGGTATTACTGGGGGCGCCTCGATATTTGACCGGGGCGTCATTGTCGCGGGCACTGACACGGGAGTCGGGAAAACATTTGTCACTGCCGTGGTTCTCTGCTCTGTTCGGCGGCGCGGCCTTCGCGCGGTACCCATGAAGCCGGTTCAGACGGGGTGCTTGCCTGATCGCCGCGCGCCAGATCTGGATTTTTGTTTGGAGGCCGCCGGGCTTCGGACAGAGCCCGCCCTTTACGACCTGCTGGCGCCTTACCGCTTTTTGCTGCCTGCCTCGCCACACCTCGCGGCGGCGCGCGAAGGTGCGACCGTTTCCCTCGAGCACGTCGTCCGCTGTGTCCGCGAGGTCCAATCCCGAGGACTTATTCCGATTATCGAGGCGGCGGGCGGGCTCCTCGTGCCGTGGACGGAAGAATGCCTCCAAATCGATGCCCTCATGCGCCTGGACCTGCCGTGGATCCTGGTGGCCCGCGCCGGGCTTGGCACGCTCAACCACACGCTGCTGTCGGTAGAAGCACTACAGGCGCGCGGCGGGATATTGGCGCGCATTTATTTGAACGACACCCGAGGGTCGCCCGGGCTTATCGAGGAGGATAACGCACGAATTTTGAGACAGTTTCTCCCCCGGGTCGATATTCGACAGATTCCCTTCACCGCGGACCCGTCGCCAGCTTCTGCTGCCGCGATCGCTGCAGAATTCGAACCGGGCTGA
- the bioF gene encoding 8-amino-7-oxononanoate synthase → MPDWIEHALEEIRSRSEWRSIESWSAPGPYLEREGRRFLNLASNDYLGLSAHPSVREAAARAAREVAPGSTASRLLAGSTDLHIRFEGLLAQWRGHPAALTFSSGYLAALGVIPILAEHGDLILADRLSHACLLDAVRLSGARFFRFRHNDLHDLVRRLERRRDYRRCLIVTESVFSMDGDSPPLPQLLEVARQYEAILLVDEAHALGVLGPRGAGLTADEPASGSFLISMGTMGKSLGAAGGFVTCSTNMRDLLVNRARTFIFDTAPPPPVIAAAEASVRLIQANPHWPAELCRKATSLRERLANAGISVGSATSHILPVFVGDNEKALRIAAFLKEEGILAPAIRPPTVPAGTARLRLSVSLAHDDRDLERAAQCIVHAFEQC, encoded by the coding sequence ATGCCCGATTGGATCGAGCACGCCTTAGAAGAGATTCGCTCGAGGTCCGAGTGGCGGTCGATCGAATCCTGGAGCGCTCCCGGTCCATATCTGGAAAGGGAAGGCCGTCGATTTCTCAATCTGGCGAGCAACGACTATCTGGGCCTCAGCGCACACCCGAGCGTTCGCGAAGCGGCCGCTCGCGCGGCCCGCGAAGTCGCCCCAGGTTCCACGGCGTCGCGCCTGCTCGCCGGATCGACTGACCTTCATATTCGTTTCGAAGGTCTTCTCGCGCAGTGGCGCGGCCATCCCGCCGCGCTGACTTTCAGCAGCGGGTATCTTGCCGCCCTTGGGGTGATTCCCATCCTCGCGGAACACGGAGACCTCATCCTCGCGGACCGCCTGAGTCACGCCTGTCTGCTGGATGCCGTGCGGCTCAGCGGCGCCCGCTTCTTCCGTTTCCGCCACAATGACCTCCACGACCTGGTCCGCCGTCTAGAACGCCGCCGTGACTACCGGAGGTGTCTGATCGTCACCGAATCCGTGTTCAGCATGGATGGCGATTCCCCGCCCCTCCCCCAACTCCTCGAAGTCGCGCGCCAATACGAAGCCATCTTGCTCGTCGACGAAGCCCATGCGCTCGGCGTGCTGGGTCCCCGGGGCGCCGGCCTGACGGCAGATGAGCCCGCAAGCGGATCCTTTCTGATTTCCATGGGCACGATGGGCAAATCACTCGGCGCCGCCGGCGGCTTCGTCACCTGCTCGACGAACATGCGGGATCTCCTCGTCAACCGTGCAAGAACCTTCATCTTCGATACAGCCCCTCCTCCGCCCGTCATCGCGGCCGCAGAGGCGTCCGTCCGGCTGATCCAAGCCAATCCACATTGGCCAGCCGAGCTCTGCCGAAAAGCCACGTCATTGCGCGAACGCCTTGCCAACGCCGGGATCTCCGTCGGGTCCGCGACCAGCCATATCTTGCCCGTCTTTGTCGGCGACAACGAGAAGGCTCTGCGGATCGCTGCCTTTTTGAAGGAAGAGGGAATACTGGCGCCGGCGATACGTCCGCCGACCGTTCCGGCGGGCACCGCCCGCCTGCGTCTGTCAGTGAGCCTCGCCCATGACGATCGCGACCTGGAGCGGGCGGCTCAGTGCATCGTCCACGCCTTCGAGCAATGTTGA
- a CDS encoding VWA domain-containing protein yields MKQVADVMGARTRAAIAAGLLSLVLHALLLERLPPIPIGRLVGDLDLPDYPSIALGDVFLEDEQAPRQFQGSTSGAEVIAALDAVADEQVDAAFPSPPPPDLAGNLEFLRAIAPFPPELPADASPGWQGREEILQITDRLVDDRIARLPRRLTEAIQRRAKVPDITLPVEPATDPASWGGGTAGQSAEFLARNLGWPTTGALPGRGRIEIRPAQPLAILTMDPPPVTNALRAAEAGLSIEVSAFRPRDESEPIYFSVRLKPAEERLAVMPKDVLFLQDCSESMTPARLADCKRGLRRWLDFVGRHDRFQVASFSDRVAFCFEQPWVEMSEQTRRRALAFIDAMRAVGNTDIFASLDTATRLPREPNRPLLVFLITDGRPTVGMTATSEIMERFTHANDGRASVFTIGAGRRANRYLLDLLSLLNRGGSWIVPDDDQLVGAMETCARETSRPLLADLRYRFSGIREEDVYPRLLTPLFQDRPLLLYGCADRSITNAAFQIVGRSGRELMDIVFSIDLQAATAGGPDLRTSWAWQRVLHLISEHARSGDPQLAEEIRSFGGRYGLSLPYGYGDHVPRR; encoded by the coding sequence ATGAAACAGGTTGCTGACGTAATGGGCGCCCGTACCCGAGCGGCCATTGCCGCAGGATTGCTTTCCCTCGTGTTGCATGCGCTCCTCTTGGAGCGTCTGCCTCCCATCCCCATCGGCCGACTTGTCGGCGACCTGGATCTTCCGGATTATCCGTCGATCGCCCTTGGCGATGTATTCCTTGAAGACGAGCAGGCGCCCCGCCAATTTCAAGGATCGACATCCGGCGCCGAGGTAATTGCAGCTCTCGATGCTGTGGCGGATGAGCAAGTTGATGCGGCATTTCCCTCGCCCCCGCCGCCCGATCTGGCCGGGAACCTGGAATTTCTGCGCGCCATTGCGCCCTTTCCGCCTGAACTGCCAGCGGATGCTTCCCCTGGCTGGCAGGGCCGCGAGGAGATCCTCCAAATCACCGATCGCTTGGTCGACGACCGAATTGCCCGCCTACCTCGTCGATTGACGGAGGCGATCCAACGCCGAGCGAAGGTTCCCGACATCACTCTGCCCGTGGAACCGGCCACTGATCCCGCGTCGTGGGGAGGTGGAACCGCTGGGCAAAGCGCGGAATTCCTCGCCCGAAATCTCGGCTGGCCGACAACCGGCGCCCTCCCCGGGCGGGGTAGAATCGAAATCCGGCCGGCGCAGCCTTTGGCCATCCTGACGATGGATCCGCCGCCTGTTACCAATGCTCTTCGGGCTGCGGAAGCCGGCCTTTCGATCGAGGTATCGGCGTTTCGTCCGCGTGACGAATCTGAACCGATCTATTTCAGCGTTCGCCTAAAGCCTGCGGAGGAGCGGCTGGCCGTCATGCCTAAAGACGTTCTTTTTCTTCAGGATTGCTCGGAAAGTATGACGCCGGCCCGGCTGGCCGATTGCAAACGGGGGTTGCGAAGGTGGCTCGACTTTGTCGGGCGCCACGATCGGTTTCAGGTCGCGTCCTTCAGCGATCGAGTCGCCTTTTGTTTCGAGCAACCCTGGGTTGAGATGAGCGAACAAACGCGGCGGCGGGCGCTCGCGTTCATTGATGCGATGCGGGCGGTCGGAAACACCGACATTTTTGCATCGCTCGATACGGCCACCCGTCTGCCGAGGGAACCGAACCGACCTCTGCTTGTCTTTCTGATCACAGATGGCCGGCCGACCGTGGGCATGACGGCCACTTCGGAAATCATGGAGCGTTTCACTCACGCGAACGATGGGCGGGCGTCGGTGTTCACCATCGGGGCCGGCCGCCGCGCGAACCGATATTTGCTTGACCTGTTGAGCCTTCTGAACCGGGGCGGTTCGTGGATCGTCCCCGACGACGACCAACTAGTGGGCGCTATGGAGACTTGCGCCCGAGAGACGAGCCGCCCGCTTCTGGCGGACCTTCGTTACCGGTTCAGCGGCATTCGCGAAGAGGACGTTTATCCACGGCTGCTGACGCCGCTGTTTCAAGATCGGCCGCTTCTATTGTACGGCTGCGCCGACCGCTCCATCACAAATGCCGCGTTTCAAATTGTAGGACGCAGCGGCCGGGAACTTATGGACATCGTTTTTTCAATCGATCTTCAGGCCGCAACGGCGGGCGGTCCTGACCTCCGCACTTCTTGGGCATGGCAGCGGGTCCTCCATCTCATCAGCGAGCATGCTCGGTCGGGAGACCCCCAGCTCGCGGAGGAAATCCGGTCGTTTGGTGGCCGCTACGGGCTCTCTCTTCCGTACGGCTATGGTGACCACGTTCCGCGACGGTGA
- a CDS encoding LptF/LptG family permease: MTVVRVLHRYLMTDYLIAFGMTLLVITFVMSLGAVVRAIDLGARGVSGSILLQIFALNVPYLLTFTLPMSVLTATLLLFGRLSFDGELTAMRASGMSLWQIIAPIILLSVLLSLLCIWITAEIAPRARHAMRKVLVQLGVEDPVNLLEAGRFVKDFPGLSIYVGERSGNRVTDVIVYELGAQGADTHIRAKHGAIRTDRQAKVMFIDLYEVRIDRREKKGREAGQTHYLNASHYPIRLDFADLQRRPVRRKVSDMTFRELIEAMQDVRKGFPELKAEDVDRQRMSVAVEANKRLALSISCFAFTLLAIPLGMRSKRKESTIGVGISLLLVFVFYLFIVVANSLVKYPEYRPDLIAWIPVIGAQIAGGVLLYRMR; the protein is encoded by the coding sequence GTGACGGTTGTGCGTGTCCTGCACCGTTACCTGATGACGGACTATCTCATCGCGTTCGGGATGACGCTGCTGGTCATCACGTTCGTGATGAGTCTCGGTGCCGTAGTGCGAGCCATCGACCTGGGCGCGCGCGGCGTATCCGGGTCCATCCTCCTCCAGATCTTTGCCCTGAATGTTCCATACCTTCTTACCTTTACGCTGCCGATGAGTGTGCTGACGGCGACGCTGCTGCTGTTCGGCCGGCTCTCCTTCGACGGGGAGCTGACGGCCATGCGCGCCTCCGGCATGAGCCTTTGGCAAATTATCGCGCCCATCATCCTGCTGTCTGTGTTGCTGTCGCTGCTCTGCATATGGATCACGGCGGAGATAGCGCCCCGCGCCCGGCACGCGATGCGAAAGGTCCTGGTGCAACTGGGGGTGGAGGATCCGGTGAACCTGCTGGAGGCGGGGCGTTTTGTGAAGGATTTCCCGGGCCTCAGCATTTACGTTGGCGAGCGGTCGGGAAACCGCGTGACGGATGTGATTGTTTACGAACTGGGCGCTCAGGGCGCCGACACGCACATCCGCGCCAAGCACGGCGCGATCCGAACCGACCGCCAGGCAAAAGTCATGTTCATTGACCTCTATGAGGTGCGTATCGACCGCCGGGAAAAGAAAGGGCGTGAGGCCGGCCAGACGCACTACCTCAATGCGAGCCATTATCCCATCCGCCTTGATTTTGCCGACCTGCAGAGGAGACCTGTGCGCCGGAAGGTTTCGGACATGACATTTCGGGAGCTGATTGAGGCCATGCAGGATGTCAGGAAAGGCTTTCCCGAACTCAAGGCGGAAGATGTCGATCGGCAGCGGATGAGTGTGGCAGTCGAGGCCAACAAGCGGTTGGCGCTGTCGATTTCCTGCTTTGCCTTCACGTTGCTGGCCATTCCACTGGGCATGCGGTCCAAACGGAAGGAATCCACCATCGGCGTGGGCATCAGCCTGCTGCTGGTGTTCGTCTTTTACCTGTTCATCGTGGTGGCGAATTCTCTGGTGAAATACCCCGAATACCGGCCGGATTTGATCGCCTGGATTCCGGTGATCGGCGCGCAAATTGCGGGCGGGGTTCTTCTATACCGGATGCGCTGA
- the coaE gene encoding dephospho-CoA kinase (Dephospho-CoA kinase (CoaE) performs the final step in coenzyme A biosynthesis.) — translation MSAPVIAVTGGVGCGKSETGRILAEMGVSVIDADSVAHRLMRDDPLVRAKLISLFGPAVVLADGSIDRCAIAGRVFANARDREALEHAIHPRVREEIVAWRDSVRRESGGGAALIPLLFEVGFDEGWDEIWCVVARDSIADARLAARGWAPERIQAVRKAQWPIDRKAACANVVLENNGTLEDLKALVEQHWRRLERRSIEYAGRTKTI, via the coding sequence ATGAGTGCGCCGGTCATAGCGGTCACGGGAGGTGTCGGGTGCGGCAAATCGGAAACGGGCCGCATCCTTGCGGAAATGGGTGTGTCGGTGATCGATGCCGACAGCGTCGCTCACCGGCTAATGAGAGATGATCCACTAGTGCGGGCGAAATTAATTTCCCTTTTCGGCCCGGCCGTCGTGTTGGCGGACGGTTCGATTGACCGGTGCGCGATTGCCGGGCGCGTTTTTGCCAACGCGCGCGATCGCGAGGCCCTCGAACATGCAATCCACCCGCGGGTGCGGGAAGAAATCGTGGCCTGGCGCGATAGCGTGCGGCGGGAATCAGGCGGGGGAGCGGCTCTCATCCCGTTGTTGTTTGAAGTCGGTTTCGATGAGGGATGGGATGAAATCTGGTGCGTGGTGGCGCGGGATTCGATTGCAGACGCGCGGTTGGCGGCTCGCGGATGGGCGCCGGAGCGTATCCAAGCAGTTCGCAAGGCGCAATGGCCGATTGATCGAAAAGCCGCATGCGCCAATGTCGTTTTGGAAAACAATGGCACATTGGAAGATTTGAAAGCGCTGGTTGAACAACACTGGCGCCGGTTGGAGAGAAGGAGCATCGAGTATGCCGGACGAACAAAAACCATCTAA
- a CDS encoding bifunctional 5,10-methylene-tetrahydrofolate dehydrogenase/5,10-methylene-tetrahydrofolate cyclohydrolase, translating to MTARILDGRAVAAQIRDELAGEVASLRARGIVPGLGVLLVGNHPASRSYVTAKERACAEIGMVSKEVHLPESAARREILDAVRAFNEDPLIHGILVQLPLPDPAVQDEVIGTINPDKDVDGFHPVNVGRLVLGLPSYWPCTPHGILQLLYRSGITVAGAHAVVIGRSHIVGRPLSILLSMRHPLGNATVTLCHTGSRDLAEHTRRADIVIAAAGRPGTLTADMVRPGAVVIDVGVNRVEDPSHPRGYRLVGDVDFDSLLHRASAITPVPGGVGPMTIAMLLFNTVKAARRLEGLAPEG from the coding sequence TTGACTGCAAGGATTTTAGACGGCCGGGCCGTGGCGGCTCAGATTCGCGATGAGCTTGCCGGTGAGGTTGCGTCGCTCCGCGCCCGGGGAATCGTGCCGGGTCTTGGCGTGTTGCTGGTCGGCAATCACCCGGCCTCTCGCTCGTATGTCACGGCGAAGGAGCGGGCCTGCGCGGAGATCGGCATGGTTTCGAAAGAGGTCCACCTGCCGGAATCAGCGGCGCGCAGGGAGATTCTCGACGCCGTTCGAGCCTTCAACGAGGATCCGCTCATCCACGGAATCCTTGTTCAGCTCCCGCTCCCCGATCCCGCTGTTCAGGACGAAGTGATCGGCACGATAAATCCTGACAAGGACGTCGACGGATTTCATCCCGTCAATGTGGGCCGGCTGGTTCTCGGGTTGCCGTCGTACTGGCCGTGTACGCCGCACGGCATTTTGCAGTTGCTGTACCGGAGCGGCATCACCGTAGCCGGCGCGCACGCTGTGGTGATCGGTCGGAGCCACATCGTGGGGCGGCCGCTGTCGATTCTTCTTTCCATGAGGCATCCGCTCGGCAACGCGACTGTAACGCTGTGCCACACCGGCAGTCGGGATCTGGCGGAACACACGCGCCGCGCGGATATTGTGATCGCGGCGGCGGGGCGACCTGGGACGCTGACCGCGGACATGGTGCGGCCGGGGGCGGTGGTCATTGATGTCGGGGTGAATCGTGTCGAGGATCCGTCGCACCCGAGGGGATATCGGCTCGTGGGTGACGTCGATTTTGACAGTCTCCTGCATCGCGCCTCCGCAATTACGCCCGTGCCTGGCGGCGTAGGGCCGATGACCATCGCCATGCTGCTGTTCAACACTGTCAAAGCGGCCCGTAGGCTGGAGGGCCTGGCGCCGGAGGGGTGA
- a CDS encoding alpha/beta fold hydrolase: MLTRAFLFSGWAFPESSLEPIVRAAGLELEMIDPGRADLWIGWSLGAIRALEKAADKPLILISASARFCGDGDWPGLSIARVRALRRLLSQNPEDALSRFHQLTSPHAAPETIATRVRSSIAIGIDPLLNGLMELERIDARARLPTCRVPALFLHGTRDAVIPADAGRRTAALMPNARFLEHPHGDHDLPLSDPEWLVGRIRDYLATLEFGHKSPTSI; encoded by the coding sequence ATGTTGACCCGCGCCTTTCTGTTTTCTGGATGGGCGTTTCCGGAATCCTCCCTGGAGCCGATTGTCCGCGCGGCGGGGCTGGAGCTCGAAATGATCGATCCAGGCCGCGCCGATCTCTGGATCGGGTGGTCGCTCGGCGCCATCCGCGCATTGGAGAAAGCCGCCGATAAGCCGTTGATTTTGATCTCGGCCAGCGCGCGCTTTTGCGGCGATGGCGATTGGCCCGGCCTCTCGATCGCCCGGGTACGTGCGCTGAGGCGCCTGCTCAGCCAGAATCCCGAGGACGCACTGTCTCGCTTCCACCAACTCACATCGCCCCACGCGGCCCCGGAAACGATAGCAACCCGTGTCCGCTCAAGCATTGCCATTGGGATCGATCCGCTGTTGAATGGGCTTATGGAGCTCGAACGGATCGATGCCCGAGCCCGGCTTCCAACATGCCGTGTGCCCGCGTTGTTCTTGCATGGGACGCGCGATGCGGTGATCCCAGCAGACGCTGGACGCAGGACAGCAGCGCTCATGCCCAACGCCCGATTCCTCGAGCATCCGCACGGGGACCATGACCTGCCGCTGTCCGACCCGGAATGGCTCGTCGGTCGGATCCGAGATTACCTCGCCACTCTTGAGTTCGGGCACAAATCGCCGACCTCCATATGA
- a CDS encoding methyltransferase domain-containing protein, translating into MKTTALDRHQRARFSAAAPTYEDAALVQRQAADRLLERWPDSTPPTRVLDVGCGTGHLTRRIAEKWPGAIVIGIDHAPGMIEEARRRTDTHARILFVCEDAFRFRPDESFDAVLSSSTLHWLQPIDEACRAFAGYLRQAGRIGVSLMLSGTLRELKEARRAIAPDASPPADLPTEPSVEKALRSAGFHLDAIDVEEHVVLRPSIREIFDMLRKSGVTGGIFSRGDRPLNRRELIRVAEWYEQNYRDAEGVRATYRIGYYWGRLDI; encoded by the coding sequence ATGAAAACGACCGCACTGGATCGCCACCAGCGCGCGCGTTTCTCCGCAGCGGCTCCGACTTATGAGGATGCCGCGCTGGTCCAGCGGCAGGCGGCGGATCGACTGCTGGAGAGATGGCCCGACTCGACGCCGCCGACCCGCGTTCTCGATGTGGGCTGCGGCACAGGCCACCTGACCCGTCGAATCGCCGAAAAATGGCCCGGAGCCATCGTCATCGGAATCGACCACGCGCCAGGGATGATCGAAGAGGCCCGACGACGAACCGATACCCACGCGCGAATCCTCTTCGTTTGCGAGGACGCATTCAGGTTCCGGCCCGATGAATCGTTCGACGCCGTGCTCAGCTCAAGCACCTTGCACTGGCTACAACCCATCGATGAGGCGTGCAGGGCATTCGCGGGTTATCTGCGGCAGGCAGGCCGGATTGGCGTCTCGCTCATGCTTTCCGGGACGCTTCGCGAATTGAAGGAGGCGCGCCGCGCCATCGCACCCGATGCGTCCCCCCCGGCCGACCTGCCAACGGAACCCAGCGTCGAAAAGGCCCTACGATCTGCAGGCTTTCACTTGGACGCTATCGACGTGGAGGAACATGTCGTTCTCCGTCCCTCCATTCGAGAGATTTTCGACATGCTTCGAAAATCTGGAGTGACCGGAGGTATTTTTTCCAGAGGCGATCGCCCGTTGAACCGGCGGGAGTTGATTCGCGTCGCAGAGTGGTATGAGCAAAATTATCGCGATGCGGAGGGCGTCCGTGCAACCTATCGGATCGGGTATTACTGGGGGCGCCTCGATATTTGA
- the rho gene encoding transcription termination factor Rho, whose protein sequence is MGDAPAAVDPTREKTSGETALPLETQTSSTTESFSEASPARETASVPVQEPAISASEPNGGAAPSVETPVTPSRPSGEPRVLKLYELQMMSVPELKAMADSYGLVELGALRKHELIFEILRANARLGGQMFGRGVLEILPDGFGFLRSPLNNYLPCPEDLYVSPSQIRRFALRTGDYIEGEIRPPKDKERFFALYKVDRINGEPPEKQRSKVPFENLTPLFPDRRIHLETKPTDISMRVMDILTPIGFGQRGLIVAPPRTGKTVLLQQIANSISANHPEAHLIVLLIDERPEEVTDMERNTKAQVLSSTFDEPPERHIQVAEIVIEMAKRMVECGKDVVILLDSITRLARAYNTVQPHSGKILSGGVDANALHKPKRFFGAARNIEGGGSLTIIATALIDTGSRMDEVIFEEFKGTGNMELMLDRHLVDKRIFPAINIEKSGTRKEELLLHPDELAKIWILRKALNGVQPVEAMELIVNRLKKTKSNAEFLMTLQG, encoded by the coding sequence ATGGGAGATGCGCCGGCGGCTGTCGATCCAACACGCGAAAAAACCTCGGGCGAAACGGCCTTGCCGCTGGAGACTCAGACCTCCTCAACGACCGAATCGTTTTCGGAGGCGTCCCCAGCCAGGGAGACGGCCTCTGTCCCCGTTCAGGAGCCGGCCATATCCGCGTCAGAGCCGAATGGAGGTGCGGCGCCGTCCGTTGAGACGCCCGTCACGCCATCCCGTCCTTCGGGCGAGCCGCGGGTGTTGAAACTCTATGAGCTTCAAATGATGTCCGTTCCGGAGCTTAAGGCGATGGCCGACAGTTACGGCCTCGTCGAGCTTGGCGCGCTTCGCAAGCACGAGTTGATTTTCGAAATTCTTCGGGCCAATGCGCGCCTCGGCGGCCAGATGTTCGGCCGCGGTGTGCTGGAGATCCTGCCCGATGGGTTCGGATTCCTCCGATCGCCCCTGAACAACTATCTGCCCTGCCCGGAAGACCTTTATGTCTCGCCATCCCAGATCCGTCGCTTTGCGCTGAGGACGGGCGACTACATCGAGGGCGAGATCCGTCCTCCAAAAGACAAGGAGCGTTTCTTTGCCCTTTACAAAGTTGACCGCATCAACGGCGAGCCGCCCGAAAAGCAGCGTTCAAAGGTTCCCTTTGAGAATCTGACTCCGCTGTTCCCGGACCGCCGCATTCACCTCGAGACGAAGCCGACCGACATCTCCATGCGCGTGATGGATATCCTTACGCCGATTGGATTCGGCCAGCGAGGGTTGATCGTAGCGCCGCCCCGCACGGGCAAGACCGTTCTGCTTCAACAAATTGCGAACAGCATCTCCGCCAATCATCCCGAGGCGCACCTGATCGTTCTGCTGATCGACGAGCGCCCGGAAGAAGTGACGGACATGGAGCGCAATACGAAGGCCCAGGTCCTGAGCTCTACCTTCGATGAGCCACCGGAGCGCCACATCCAGGTCGCCGAGATTGTCATCGAAATGGCCAAGCGAATGGTGGAGTGCGGAAAAGATGTCGTGATCCTGCTTGATTCCATTACTCGCCTGGCCCGCGCGTACAACACCGTCCAGCCTCACAGTGGCAAGATCCTCTCCGGTGGCGTCGATGCCAACGCGCTGCACAAACCGAAGCGCTTCTTCGGCGCCGCCCGCAACATTGAGGGCGGCGGCAGCCTTACCATTATCGCCACGGCGCTGATCGACACCGGAAGCCGGATGGACGAGGTCATCTTCGAGGAATTCAAAGGCACGGGCAACATGGAGCTCATGCTGGATCGGCACCTCGTAGACAAGCGGATTTTTCCCGCCATCAACATCGAGAAATCGGGTACCCGCAAGGAAGAGCTGCTGCTGCACCCCGACGAACTCGCAAAAATCTGGATTCTGCGCAAGGCGCTGAACGGGGTTCAGCCGGTTGAGGCGATGGAGCTGATCGTCAACCGCCTCAAGAAAACGAAGAGCAATGCGGAATTCTTGATGACCCTCCAGGGATGA